In Caldicellulosiruptor morganii, the following proteins share a genomic window:
- the pyrH gene encoding UMP kinase: MVKPKYKRVILKLSGEALGGEKGFGIDWEVVESIADEIAKVRELGVEVAVVVGGGNFFRGRSAEHIDRATADYMGMLATVINSLALQSILEKRGVPTRVQSAIEMRQIAEPYIRRRAIRHLEKGRVVIFACGTGNPFFSTDTAAALRAAEIDAEAILLAKKVDGVYDSDPKKNPNAKKYDFITYLDVINQRLEVMDSTATSMCMDNEIPIVVFELAGGNIIKAVMGENIGTLVNVKEER, from the coding sequence AGGGTAATATTAAAATTAAGTGGAGAAGCTCTGGGTGGCGAAAAAGGATTTGGCATTGATTGGGAAGTTGTTGAGTCTATTGCTGATGAGATAGCAAAAGTAAGGGAGCTTGGGGTTGAGGTTGCCGTTGTAGTCGGTGGTGGTAACTTCTTCAGAGGAAGGAGCGCTGAACACATCGACAGAGCAACTGCCGACTACATGGGGATGCTTGCAACTGTTATTAATTCACTTGCACTTCAGAGTATACTTGAAAAAAGAGGAGTGCCAACAAGGGTTCAGAGTGCAATTGAGATGAGACAGATTGCAGAGCCCTATATAAGGCGTCGTGCGATAAGGCATTTAGAAAAGGGCAGGGTAGTAATATTCGCATGTGGCACCGGCAATCCGTTCTTTTCAACTGACACAGCAGCAGCATTGAGAGCTGCCGAGATTGACGCTGAGGCAATACTTCTTGCCAAAAAAGTTGATGGTGTTTATGATAGTGACCCCAAGAAAAATCCCAATGCCAAAAAGTATGACTTTATAACCTACCTGGATGTTATCAACCAGCGACTTGAGGTAATGGATTCCACAGCTACCTCTATGTGTATGGACAATGAAATTCCAATTGTGGTTTTTGAGCTTGCAGGAGGAAATATCATTAAGGCTGTTATGGGTGAGAATATAGGAACATTAGTAAATGTAAAGGAGGAAAGGTGA
- the frr gene encoding ribosome recycling factor — MAEPIQVAEEKMKKALETLKQEFATVRAGRANPHILDRVMVDYYGVPTPIPQLASITVPEARMIVIQPWEARMLKEIEKAIQKSDLGVNPSNDGKVIRLIFPELTEERRKELVKQVKKMAEDAKVAIRNIRREALDEYKKMKKNNEITEDDLKDAEEDVQKLHDKYIEQIEKLLSAKEKEIMEV; from the coding sequence ATGGCTGAACCTATACAGGTTGCTGAAGAGAAGATGAAAAAAGCATTGGAAACTTTGAAACAGGAGTTTGCAACAGTCAGAGCGGGAAGGGCAAATCCTCATATCTTGGACAGGGTTATGGTAGACTACTATGGCGTTCCCACTCCAATTCCTCAGCTTGCGAGTATTACTGTTCCAGAGGCAAGGATGATAGTTATCCAGCCATGGGAGGCAAGGATGCTAAAAGAGATTGAAAAGGCAATTCAAAAGTCAGACCTTGGGGTGAACCCATCAAATGATGGCAAGGTTATAAGGCTTATATTCCCTGAACTTACCGAAGAAAGGCGAAAGGAGCTTGTAAAACAGGTAAAAAAGATGGCAGAAGATGCAAAAGTTGCTATCAGAAACATCAGAAGAGAGGCACTTGATGAGTACAAGAAGATGAAGAAAAACAATGAAATTACAGAGGATGACCTGAAGGATGCTGAGGAAGATGTCCAGAAGCTGCACGACAAATACATAGAACAGATTGAGAAACTTTTGAGCGCAAAAGAAAAAGAAATAATGGAAGTATAA